From Aquisalimonas asiatica, the proteins below share one genomic window:
- the fliE gene encoding flagellar hook-basal body complex protein FliE: MNPVTNDNVTQALEQMQAMVDRAGGAQETEQAADGPQFVEALREALDGVNDAQQESAALQDAFIGGEDVDLTDVMVSMQKSSVAFEATKQVRNHLVEAYQDIYNMPV; the protein is encoded by the coding sequence ATGAACCCGGTGACCAACGACAACGTCACGCAGGCACTTGAGCAGATGCAGGCCATGGTTGACCGTGCCGGCGGTGCACAGGAGACCGAGCAGGCGGCGGACGGGCCGCAGTTCGTGGAGGCACTCCGCGAGGCGCTGGACGGCGTCAACGACGCTCAGCAGGAGTCGGCTGCCCTGCAGGATGCCTTTATTGGCGGCGAGGACGTGGACCTCACTGACGTGATGGTGTCCATGCAGAAGTCGTCCGTCGCGTTCGAGGCGACCAAGCAGGTCCGTAACCACCTGGTCGAGGCGTACCAGGACATCTACAACATGCCCGTGTGA
- the fliF gene encoding flagellar basal-body MS-ring/collar protein FliF encodes MAESQALSSRDAQDLSADPQGSADTGAGTAGRPWERFLRRPTDFRQAGLIGGVVAAVALGVGVFFWAQQPSYQTLYSGLDDQDRAQVVESLRESGASVRLNQDTGAVEVPRGDVHEARLHLASQGLPEGQGTGFEMLDEDQRFGTSQFMESARYQRALETELARSVRSLSAVSNARVHLAIPEDSVFIRESSQPTASVALELHGGRRLSEGQVQAIVHMISSSVPEMTEDNVSVVDQNGNLLTRDEDRDDGMSGSQFEVRERLERDYQRRIEELLTPMVGSGRVKAQVNADVDFSREETTEEMFDPDATVIRSEQTSEERGSGSDMALGIPGALTNQPPGGGEIGDGDDNGGFMGPGVDITNTATRNYEVGRILRHLQRPEGAVDRLTVAVLVDQPMVEGEEEGEMVREAMSADQIERITQLVQDAVGFDEDRGDRVNVVDAAFEEVDTGDVVPDVPLMEQPWMQELLRWLIAGVVALALILFVVRPLVQALIGGGRASEEDADPDVDGLPPGAAVGPDGQVQQRLTGPDVESGSIGQSSAMAVDQNEKVEAAREVVQSDPTLAASVVKGWLNEDE; translated from the coding sequence ATGGCTGAGTCACAGGCACTGAGCTCCCGGGACGCCCAGGACCTCTCTGCAGACCCCCAGGGGAGCGCCGACACGGGCGCCGGGACAGCCGGTCGTCCCTGGGAGCGTTTCCTGCGCCGGCCGACGGATTTCCGTCAGGCGGGGCTGATCGGCGGCGTGGTGGCCGCTGTGGCCCTGGGTGTCGGTGTGTTCTTCTGGGCACAGCAACCGTCCTATCAGACGCTCTACAGCGGCCTGGACGACCAGGACCGTGCTCAGGTGGTGGAATCCCTCCGGGAGTCCGGTGCCAGTGTCCGTCTGAATCAAGACACCGGCGCCGTGGAAGTCCCGCGTGGCGACGTGCATGAGGCGCGGCTGCACCTTGCAAGCCAGGGGTTGCCGGAAGGTCAGGGGACCGGCTTCGAGATGCTGGACGAGGACCAGCGTTTCGGAACCAGTCAGTTCATGGAGAGCGCCCGCTACCAGCGTGCTCTGGAAACGGAGCTTGCACGCTCTGTCCGTTCCCTGAGCGCGGTGAGCAACGCGCGTGTGCACCTGGCCATTCCCGAGGATTCCGTATTCATCCGCGAGTCCAGCCAGCCGACGGCGTCGGTGGCGCTGGAACTCCATGGCGGCCGCCGTCTCAGCGAGGGGCAGGTCCAGGCCATCGTGCACATGATCTCCAGCAGCGTGCCGGAGATGACGGAGGACAACGTCTCGGTCGTGGACCAGAACGGCAACCTGCTCACCCGGGACGAGGATCGCGATGACGGCATGTCCGGCAGCCAGTTCGAAGTGCGCGAGCGGCTGGAGCGCGACTACCAGCGTCGCATCGAGGAGCTGCTCACGCCCATGGTCGGCTCCGGACGGGTCAAGGCGCAGGTCAACGCGGACGTGGACTTCTCCCGGGAAGAGACCACGGAGGAGATGTTCGATCCGGATGCCACGGTCATCCGCAGCGAGCAGACCAGCGAGGAGCGGGGTTCCGGCTCCGACATGGCGTTGGGCATCCCCGGTGCGCTCACCAATCAGCCACCGGGAGGTGGCGAGATCGGTGACGGTGACGACAACGGCGGCTTCATGGGGCCGGGGGTCGATATCACCAATACCGCCACCCGTAATTACGAGGTCGGGCGCATCCTGCGCCACCTGCAGCGGCCGGAGGGTGCTGTCGACCGGCTGACGGTCGCCGTGCTCGTGGACCAGCCCATGGTCGAGGGCGAGGAAGAAGGGGAGATGGTCCGGGAGGCCATGTCCGCCGACCAGATCGAGCGCATCACCCAGCTGGTTCAGGACGCCGTGGGCTTTGACGAAGACCGGGGTGATCGTGTGAACGTGGTCGATGCTGCCTTCGAGGAAGTGGATACCGGCGATGTCGTCCCCGACGTGCCGCTGATGGAGCAGCCGTGGATGCAGGAACTCCTGCGCTGGCTGATCGCCGGCGTGGTCGCCCTCGCGCTGATCCTGTTCGTGGTACGGCCGCTGGTGCAGGCGCTGATCGGCGGTGGACGCGCCTCGGAAGAGGATGCCGATCCGGATGTGGACGGCCTGCCGCCTGGCGCGGCCGTCGGGCCAGATGGCCAGGTGCAGCAACGCCTGACCGGTCCGGACGTGGAAAGCGGGTCCATCGGCCAGAGTTCGGCCATGGCCGTGGACCAGAACGAAAAAGTGGAAGCGGCACGGGAAGTGGTGCAGAGCGACCCGACGCTGGCGGCAAGTGTGGTCAAGGGCTGGTTGAACGAAGATGAGTGA